The DNA region GTGTGATcttgtttgtggttgttgcatcatgcattcattacatTCATGAGAAATTTTCTCAAACttcaaggaacttagagattCTCTTTGCAAAAATCGCAGATATTTTGATTATGGATATTGGAAGAAGGCATatgtaacacccacatataatgtatgtctagaatacatattatacattGTGTATtactggtactgaaatacataagtgCCTAGTGGAAATAGAGTACATATTACATGCCCAAATTAAAACACTACTTGGCACTAAATATACACAAAGgtgcccaaaataaaactagGAACTAGATAATTGTAGAATGATCTCTAAAAATATCTACACAGCGGAAAAGTCATCCAAAACATTAGATAAGCAAGGGCATCATGCTATCTTGTCGTTATCCTTTTCCTGATCGGAACTACCTGAAAAATACTCAACAAAATGGGGTGAGATGATAATCccagtgggttccctatcttataGGTTCACTCGGCTCTAtagggttttctaatcaatatccAACTTAAGTCAACAAGGGAAGGAAGACTTAAGTGATGGGGAAAAGTATCGCAATGTATGAAGACATGCTCCTGAGTTCTCACAACTCAAATAAGTCACTATTCATATTAACGAAACATCAATCCCTGAGCGGACCTACGTCTAGGGCAAGCTcagttcatgcatgctcgtatcATTCGACTTTCGCTATGGATATTGGGTCCTCTATGAGTCTCAAGCTCAACCCAAGCGATTGTCACacgtatgggactctaacccacttagggaATCTTTCACtgtatgggcctctaacccacttaggtgtccacctatcccccatgtccgccatggttggggctcaaacctAATTAAGGCACGAACCATTGGAGTCACATCTCattgcttactcatctaagcatcTCAATTAAGGGTGTACAATATCAAGGGTGAAACATTCTGAATATGTGATTAATTCCTCAAAACATAACTGGATTCATGTATCACAAGTTGACCTCATTCACCTATAATATACAATAACaacacatgttccatacaaagcgTCTCACTCTCGACTATAGCAACCATCCATTCACAACCCTCACATAGGTGTCGTATGAATGAATGTCGTTTCCTAATGTTATCTAAGGTTTATGTCTAACTTATAGCCTAAAATGATCACTAGGTTAACTCACTTGATTCAACATGTAATTCTCACATTTAACATTGATtcaatacaagtataacgtgATAAGTGATTGATAGTTGATGCAATACATTTAGGAACATCAAAAAAATGAAATTTGGAGGTTTAGGCATGAGCCAATCGATTGGTTAGGGAGGCCCAATCGATTGGTCTATctcacatttctgtttttcaaagattgcaaaggatcaatcgattggggtctgagtgtcaatcgattgacaaCTGAACAAAATTCTAATTTTCAAAGTCAGTAAGTTCATGCAATCGATTGGAGTCccatgtcaatcgattggttcctataaaatttcattttcttcaatacAAAAAGACAATATAATTGATTGTCACTAAGGGCCAATCGATTGGTCCCAAACATTTTTCACTTCTTCATAACTCAGAAAGCCCGTTCAACCAATTGGTCTGGAAAAAGTTCAAGAACCAATCGAATGGTCCCTACACAAACGAAATAGTTTTTCAAAAAGACAATACAATTGATTGTCACAACAACATAGTTTTTCAACCTGCATAGTATTTGTTTCATTTCTAGCAACCAATCTCTTATCATGATTATAAAAACACATCAAGAACACTTTACCACATGTATATTCTTAATCTCCCCAACAATCATGAACACAATCAAAGCAACAACCACATCATTATATCACAAGAATCTAACAAATACAAGAACACATATAGAAGCATCGTCAATGGAGATTCACATGATTCATGGAGAAACTCATCATAATATCATTTATCATACTATCAATTCCATGGTTCATCAAATCCTAACTTCTAAATCTAAAGTGCTACCTAGAACCCACATTAGGAATGGAAGaggagattgaagaagatgatgagaTGAGATGGTGATGAAGTGATGATGATGGATTCCAAGTTTTTCTCCTCCTTCTTCTCTCCACTATCTTTCTTCATTATTCTCTCCACTAGCTTGCTTACTTCTTCTCTCCACTAGCTTTCTTCCTTCTTTTCTCCACTAGCTTTTCTGATACATAGAGAAAATGGAGTAGTACAAGGTTGGTGGGTATTGGATATAAACATGTGGCCACCATTTGCCACTAGGATTATATGGTTAGAAAAGATTATTAGTAGTAACAAATATTCCAAGTGATACTACACTTTTAATATTTGTTCTACTAGAGAaattgacccattattagtgttaccaaaatgtcccaattaataaaatgtcagacccaaataatattaattaagtcaatatgaattcactatttactctatttatcccaactgataacttttagagcatacaagaactcaattgatctcaattaataggaatttGAGTATTTAAGGGAATACAGGGTATTACATCCCCCCCCCTGAAAATAAAATTCGTCCCCGAATTTAAGTATTACCTGGAAGAGATGAGGGTAAACTTCTCGCATTTCAGACTCTAGTTCCCAGGTAGCATCGCTCGAATGTGATCCATCCCACCGAACCTTAACAAGAGGGATATCGTTATTTCTCAATACCCTAGTTTCCTGTCCTAAAATACGACTTGGTTGAGGTTCGAAGGTTAGGTATGCTTCTACTTCCACTGAATATGGAAGAATAGGCTGGAGAGAATCTGGAATGAACTTTCGAAGTTGAGAtacatgaaaaacatcatgcatcTCTGATAAAGAAGGTGGTAAGGTTAATCTGTAAGCTACTTCACCAATCCTCTCTATAATCTGGTATGGTCCTATGTATCTCGGACTTAACTTCCATGACTTAAACAGTCCCTTCAGTCTCAATCTCTGGGTCACCTTTAACAATACATGACCATCTTCATTAAATTTGAATAGTCTTCCTCGATTATCTGCGTATCTCTTTTGGATATCTTGTGCTTTCTTTATCTTATCACGAACCATCCTTATCTTTTCTGTAGTTTCTTGAATAATCTCCGGTCCTAAAATTCTTTCTTCACCAACTTCTGTCCAACACAAATGTGTTCTACATTTCCGTCCATACAAGGCTTCATAAGGGGCCATCCTGATACTTGCATGGTAACTATTGTTGTATGTCAATTCAATCAATGGTAAGAGATCTTTCCAATTTCCTCCAGTTTCTGtatcgtcctctcagtctgaccatccgTCTGAGGATGATTAGACATACTCAAACACAACTTCAATCCCATAGCTTGTTAAAATGCTCTCCAAAATCTTGAAGTAAACTTtggatctctatcagacacaatactaATTGGAACACCATGCAGTCTTACAATTTCTAAAATGAACAACCGTGCAAGATGACTTGCCTTATAAGTAGTTTTCACGGCCAAGAAGTGTGCGGACTTAGTTaaccgatccacaatcacccTTATTGAATCATAACCACCTTGGGTCCGAGGTAATCCTACTGCAAAATCCATTtaaatactatcccatttccaaacTGGAATCTCTAAGGATCGCAATAAACCAACTAGCTTCTGATGTTGAATCTTTACTTGCTGGCACACTATGCATTCCGACACATACTCTGCAATATCCTTTTTCATTCCAGGCCACCAGT from Lathyrus oleraceus cultivar Zhongwan6 chromosome 1, CAAS_Psat_ZW6_1.0, whole genome shotgun sequence includes:
- the LOC127087645 gene encoding uncharacterized protein LOC127087645 yields the protein MAPYEALYGRKCRTHLCWTEVGEERILGPEIIQETTEKIRMVRDKIKKAQDIQKRYADNRGRLFKFNEDGHVLLKVTQRLRLKGLFKSWKLSPRYIGPYQIIERIGEVAYRLTLPPSLSEMHDVFHVSQLRKFIPDSLQPILPYSVEVEAYLTFEPQPSRILGQETRVLRNNDIPLVKVRWDGSHSSDATWELESEMREVYPHLFQWQMVATCLYPIPTNLVLLHFLYVSEKLVEKRRKKASGEKK